GTGCAACtaagttttctttgcctttgatTTGGGAAAGTACATCTGGTAAAGCCCATGGTATAACGTCACaggagtacgccgtaaaacaccaatcaaatagataaataaatgaagccaCCTGCAAATCGGCAGGAGGGGGATTCGAACCCGATACCTCTGCGACCATTGGGATGCCATGTGAATAATGCATAATGCATAGTGAAATGTTCTCTCTGACTTTTTTCCGCGAATGTAActtataaatattatgaaaaataATAGCTGGCGTCAACATGCAGAAATTAAATGATATGATGAAAACATGaacaatatataatatgaaGTAAACGTGGTTTAATTTAACAGTTTGGAAAATCTAAGATATTTTAGTATTTGAAAAATGAAGTAAAGAATGTGTAATTATTTCTGTTCGGCTGATGTTCAATTATTTTAACGGGATTTAATAAAATTCTAGGTCCATGTTTCCGACCTAGCCatggtttgtttacattttaataaGAAACAAGCTCCAAAACCtataattatataaaattaaggttttttcagattttatgtAAACTATTAAGACAAAAGCTAGCTGAcacatctgtatatatacagactaTTTTCCAAAAGCTACACGTGCCTCTTCTGAGTCAAACTATAgaagaaataaaccaaatgaaCTTTACAAAAATTCAACCTATAACAAATACCTTAAGTTTCTTGATCTGGGGCCgattcacaaagccatttttcacttaagtcaaaagtttgaaatttgattatAGAGCTTATTTTGAACCATGTAAATTAAAAGTTTGACCATCTCATCAATGtgatcttaagacaaatgtgtcaaaatttcaacttccagaaccgaaaactaaacattgtgacaaggttttaaattaggacttaagtcagaaatgtcttcgTAAAATCGGCCCAAGTTACCTTGAAGACGGAATGGCCAGCTTTGACATTTCCAACATGCTTTCCGCTACAGATTACTGTACTTATTTATAAATTAGAATCAAAATCTCACAAATTGTACAATATGTCAGTTTGCTTTAATGAGTACGAGTTGTATTATATTCAGTTTATACTCACAACTTACGGTAATCCAATCCGGCATAGATTCATTAATCATTAATTGATTAAGCTCGTTGATTAGTTCTCTGATTTCTCCAGCTGCTTCATTCTGTTGAATCCAATCCTGATTTGCACATGATTGGGTGTGATTAGATCCAGATAGTGGTGGCATATTGTTTGATTGGCCTTGATTGGCCCAAGCCCTCTGCCAAACAACCAAAATGGAATTTATGTATACTTTGGCTTTGCTTTACTTAGACATTTTTAGAGTAGGATTTCCTTTTCAATAAACTCCTTAAAGGAGGTATAATTCACTACAGTAGATATatcttgaaataaatatttctcagTGGCATGGATTCACCgtcaatattttcataaatgatAAACTACTTCATTATTTCCCTTTCAGCATTTGGTACGGAATTTTACCTGTTAGCTAATGTTTGGTGCATGTAAATAATCTTTAGATTTTGCATTTTCTTAGTAAGTCAGTTTTTAACCAGCATGTTTTAAACACCATTAAAGTATCTGGGGcctattccacaaagccatttccgacttaagtcaaaatttaaaaactctttaCAAAGCTTAgttttttggtactggaagttgaaattcgGATACATTTGTGTCAAGATAACACTGATCGAGgggacaaaattttcatttctaaatCCCAAATGTAACCTTTTATGATCGCATTTCGAATTTCGACTaaagtcaaaaatggctttgtgtaatTGGTCCCTTGTTCGAGGATCACTATGCTGTCTTAGTCTTAAACTTAGAACAGTCTAAAATTGTGATTTGCCTTCGGCACTTCTGTTACTCTTAGGTCCTGCtcaacaaaattcaaatttagTTTTATAGTTTAAATCTTTGGTCAGGAATACGACTATAAGACAAACTTTAAGGCGGTTTAGTGATCATTGGACCAGGTTAGTAAGTTATATTTATTGTAAAGACATATTGTAAAGTGCAAAATGATCAGAAATGGTCATGAGTGCCATTTACTTGTTTCTGAACACAGTGCTGTGTCCACCTAGAATTCTTTGTGATTTAATGCATGTGAAAAACATATTGTGTCAGAAATTGTACAGCTTATACAGAAAGAAACCATCTGGGCtctctttcacaaaatttcgtaAATAATTTTTTCGtcacttttctcgtaaatggcATCGCCTTATTGGGCTATAGTATAGACAAggtcttttacaaaaaaaaagctatgacaaatataatttacgaagttttgtgaaaaagggCCCTGTAATATGAAAAGATTCGTTGAGTCTAAGAAAGCTGGCAAAGCCTTGTTGTGGATCTTTATGACAGTTGTTATAATGGTAGCTTAATACTTTTCCACCTAAGAAATGACAAGGATATTTTTAAGATCAATGCAAAAGTACGCATTACTCACAGACATATTCGTTTCCTTCTGGAACCATTTGCTGTACATTATCGTGTTGAAGTAGATCGACGTATATACGCACTGCTGTAATCAAAGcgcatctgagatacatattttgattctCGACAACTTATTAATTAGCATAGTACACGATGCTGCTTGGATGCTGCTTTTcatttgcttctctttgcacggtACCGACctaatttcgtattttatacattgtcttacttctttggtggtttgtacagAACGTTGTATTTAAAATTGTCGTTGTGATTATTGGTCTGGAACgtctttttttggtttttggcTGATATAAGAATGTCTGTGTTGATGACCAGACTCCTTTCTTAAAAATGCTTCAAAGTCTCCATGAAGTTAGAATGTAAACCTTTGATGATGAATTCACACATACATTCAATGAAAATTCATATCAGCTTCAAATTTAAAAGTTGGCAAGTTCGAGGACAGTATTTTTAAAAGTAGTTTCCAAGCAGACAATTGTACAACGATTAAAAACTGTTGGTTTCTAACTTCCTGTATATGTTTCTAATAGTGTTCTGAATATAACAGAAACTTACACCCCTTTAGAAATAATGTAAAACGATTTTCACGAAGGCAAACTCAAGATTAAATATTGTAATATAACTTCGTGATGGATATGTGAGACTTGTAAAGGGCGTTACGGAACGCCACAAATTGTGCAAACTTGTGAAGGATAAATATTTGTTTCGGCCATTATCATCCCAGGATATTGCGAAAGgcgttagaataaaacctgtTCCGCATTCACAGAGGGTCGGCGATACCTTATAAGGCGATTAAGTCGGCTTATCGGCTCTTGAATAGGCACTAGCAGACTGCTGCTCCTGATCTGATTGGCCAATACCCGGTGTGTTTGAAACGTTGCGGGGGTCGCTGATGACTGCTGAATGGAAACGCTACGATTAAAGCGCACCGAAGAGGTGCACTTTCCCCTTGATCTCTACCTGGTGCGACCAATCTAAGTCAACAGCTGTCACACCAGTTTAGTGGGTATCAAGTGTGTATAAAAAGCACGGCCTAACTCACCTGGAACAACAGTACACCTCCATTCGTCCCAGGTGACAGTAGAGAAAGTATGTTACCAATATTGTGGACCTTTTGAAACAACAGAAGGAGCATATGGTTCATTGCTACAATAGAGTTTTACTTGGAGTAGATTTTACGTTAAAGTACACGAGGGAAACATACTTCTGACAAATATTCCACATTGGAGGCGATAAGTGTCTTGAAGGCGTATTCTCGACCAACTGGACGTACTGTCATTATCGGCTCTTGAATAGGCACTAGTTTGGCATTTCCCTAACTGATCGTGAAAGTTGCTTTTCTTAGCTTTTTCTAAACTTGTGTTCACTATCATAACGAAATTGCACACGGATTTATCCAAGCTCCAAGAAAGCCTGGTGTGGAATTTCCCCCAGACACGTCTAGATCACTTTCTCACAAACGTCCAGAATGAACCCGTCCGATAGATTCAACACATCAGTCTTCAGCTCGGATATGGATCAGTCCACTTGTTCTGACAGTAAGTACAGTACATTTCTCAATCAACTTTTCACGTAATAAATCAACTTCTGTTATAACCATTGTTATTTTAACCTTTGTCCGCACTCTAGTGCATTAtaattaaaactaaaacaacAGAATTTTAAATCCCATTGAAAAGTTGGACATAGACAAGGAATATCTCTGATGGACAGTTTACGAAGATAGGCCTATATTCTCTGTTCAGACTGAAAATTCCAGTAGACAACTTGTTCACTAAATTTAAAAATAGCTAGCCGTAGTCAGGCCCGCGTAAAACTATTGAATAACCTATAATAGCTGGCTGTCTTTTAACTATGCTTACGTGAAGAGGGCATATTTACCGAGTTAAAGGAATTTCCTTTAAATCTGTTTTCCAGagattgtttttaattttctctAAACATATTACGGAACGTTTTATAATGGTTTTTGTACTTGTTTCTATGGTGATTTTAAGGTTTGAAATATTGTTACCTTTACCTTTTTCACTAGAACTAGATTTTGAGCCACCCCCACACCCCTTTCCCTTAAAGTATTTGAAAATCACTCACAGGTCGCTGTTGTTTCAGCTGTGTTAAAGGCTCCCTAGCgtcattttgatgtttttacgTCAACACCGCTAATTGGTAGGCCTATGAACAGGGCTGCGATATAAGCATGAGTCGTCATAATCATTTCTAGTCTGACTAAATATATTGAGACGTACAGCGTACAGAGTTATACACGACGAGTAGTCACGACGGTGTGATTATTGggaaattatttttcttttctatcaTTAGGCAacaagaaagttttttttactaattCTCATTTCTGGAAGACATATCAGCAAAAAGTAATTCTACTAATATCGAACTTGTTTTCTGTCCTTTTCATAGATTCCTCTTTGAATTCAAGCATTCTCGATAACAACTCAGGATCTCGTCAAACCCTGTACATTCACGCAGACAGCCTCGAGAGTTTGGATGAGCTGCTGGTGGATGACGACGCAGCAGAGATTATGGCCTTCAAGAATACCAGCGCCCTCTGTGATGACCTTCGTTTTTTAAGTGGGATGCCTGAAATCTGTGACGTCAAGTTCCGCGTGGGACAAGAGCGCGCTCCAGTGTATGGTGTCAAGGCCATTCTAGCCACGCGCAGCAGGTCAGCTGATTTTTTCGCATGATTTGCTGATTTTACACTCCATAAATTTCACTTACATTGGTTGCATTGTTTTGAAAAACTTGCTAttacatattttcttttgtaattcTTTTATAATAAGAAGATGACCAATTCTAACGATAAAATGCTTTTAATGTAttgaaaattattatttaaaccGTAACTTTCTAAATGCAATCTggcatttgtttttaattcagcGTATTCTTTTCATTACAGagtattttatgaaatgatTATTTCTGCACAAAAGAACCAAGCCATCGTCGGATCGAAATCAAAACCCGGGAGAACACTCAGGTTTCTTTCTAAACTTCTAAAACTACGCAGGAGAAATCCTCCCTCTGTTACTCAGCAGAGTCACGTGACTAATAAAGATCACCTGACCATCGACGTCACTCAGTTCTCCGCAGATACGTTTAAACGAGTTGTACTATATCTTCAGTGCGGGAGCACAAGTGTCAGTCTGCACAACGTCATAGGTAAGAAGCCCATTGAAACAAAACAACCACACAGCATTTTTAATAACATCACTTAAAAAGCATGGATCCAAAATCCGAACCAATAAGGAGAAGCCTATCTTGAGGCAGTGGAACGAAAACTTGACTGTAAATAAATCGTTTTAGTGCCAATGGtaccatatttatacatgtaaatttattttcaaattactAGCTCCAGTTCCAAAAAAATTGTACCGTAACTGTGTGACCCGCCTGCTAGAAGACTACGTACAGACGGGGCTTTTTGTTATTTCAGACAAGTTAAAGATAAAAGTCTCACTGCTTTAATATATATTCTAATTCTAATTTTAAATTTGCCTGCACTTTCCTCATAACCatcaattttttatttaccaGGTGTAATGAACGCGGCGGATACGTATGGCGTTGAAGATCTCCGAGCGGCCTGCTTTGAGTTTGCTTTACGGTTCATCACCCTCAGAACTGTCCTACATCTGTTGGTGTCGGCTGACATGTACTCTGACTACAAGGGGACAAAAGCTATCGTGGCAAAGGTACAGTATCTTACGTCATATTTGCACGTTTCACTGAATAAGTGTAGGCGAACATCAAACCTCGCGTGTTGTCCTCGATTTTGATTTGGAAGGACACATACCGAAAGTCGATGAGCATTCAATGGATTTTTAAGCTACATTATCAAGGCAGTTGCTGGCATTTCTTTAAAGATTTTTGTTCGAATAATGGgttgaaaattattttacaaTTGCAAGAGGCCTCGATTGGAATGAAATTGTTTTTCTCATTATCACAGTTAATACCAATTACCATGGACTACTCTCTTTCTGAAAATTCACATATAACCCCCCaatttattgtcttttcttgtttttcagatttttgaataCATCGAAAGACATGGAGAAGACGTCATTCGGCAACCTGGGTTTGAAACTCTGCCTGAACAAACGGCCATTTTAATTCTTTCCAGAGCAACTTTGAGAGCCAGTGAAGGTGCTAAATGGGATGCTGCACTGCGATGGAGTAGAAAGCACCTTCACACCCAGGGACCTAGTGGATTAAGGAGTGTTATCCAGCCTTTCATAGCGCATATAAATCTGCTCAAAATTCCATTACCTAAGCTTAGAACCGAGATAAGACCACTGTGTGTCGTCCCTGATGACATAATCAACCGTGCGATCGTGCACCAAGCTAGCACGCGCCTTGTGATTGGCCAAGAGAGATATCCGGTCGCAACGTGGAACGCCTCCCAAAGGCCGCGCAGACGATCTGTCGACTCCATCACGTGGGCACGCAATTACGTTCGGCGGAGGTCGTCTCTGAGCTCGGCAATTTCCGACACCTCACGAAGCGCTAGTTGTGATAGTGGGTTTGTCTCGTCTTCAGATGAAGGCTATATGGTGTGATGCCAGTGAATACAACCCATGCAAAACTACAGTGAAGAGAAACATGTGATGACATAGTGCTAATTCAAGTTTAATATGAACATTTACCCACGTATATTTTATCTACGCAAATGTGTTAGTTGTGTGACACTAGTTTCCAATAAATTGTACCTGCAGCTACGGATACAATGTGAGATGGAGAAGACGTGAGTCTGTGCACGTGCAATGGGCTTATGTTGTGTGAGTTAAACGAAgtaattgaaaatgttttatttgaaatatatgtttCAATTGTTTGAAGAAACCCGCTAAGAAGGTTTGGACTTAGCTGTAAATTTcaaagtaaatgaaaataattacgcCTTGCGATTTCAACTGCGGTCACCTCTGTATGTCATAGTAATATAGCAATAAAACTTTACTGGGTGTATAAAtccattttttaaagaattctGATCTTGTTTCGAATGAAGTTTTGTGCCATTGCAACCTATATTGAGTGCATGTTGTTACATATAATTCATTCGTGAAATACCGATACGATTCAAccatgttgttgctgttgtaaactacatgtatttaatttatggTTATTCAATCCGGAACAATGGTTTTTTTTCCAATGAAAAATTGGTGATATTTTGTTTGCCTTCCGTTATTGTCATGTACAccttaataaatttaaaacacgtcatgaatcatttttttttctttgttgatgCTACATTTCGTGCACTACTTTATAACACTGTTCTTTCAagacagaaagtttgtttgcaTTAATGTTACTAGACATTCTGGGCCCAGCTCCACATAGCAATGTTAGTTCTATCATCCTCGCGTCCATGCCGCCAATAGATTTATGGTTGATGACTTAGGGTTGATCATCTGATCAAAACACAAGCACtgagtggggcctccgtggccttgTGGCTTGCTTGCTACCGCGGCACACTACCTCAGgaacctctcgccaatgcgattgctgtgagttcaattccagctcatgctggctccctctgcAGCCTGGCAGtaagctgcagatggtcgtgtgtttcccccggggtctgtctggtttcctcttataataatactggccgccgtcgtaaggGAAATGCTTAGTTTCTGGAACTGAAACCTGAAATTCAGACACATTTGTCTAAAGATGACGTTGTTGAAAATACggtcaaaaacaaagaaatcgCCGGGATCTGAAGGCCACTCAATGCAGTGTCCCAAAATTCGATACTTATTACCGTTTAGATTCTCCGCACTAAAATCAGTGCAGCCAAAACTATGAATTCTAAGGCATTGTTGCAAGGCGATCTGAGCGTTAATGTCGCAAGCGACAAACAATACACTGACAACCGTTCATGAGTAGATGCAGCACAATTCACAAAGTCAGATAACACACTACACGTGGCCACACTATACACATCACATAGAACATTCACAATTACAGTCCATGATCCACAGTCCACTGTGCCACCCGTCAAGCCCCTTTGCTCACCTCAGGGCTGTAATGAGACAGATTCACCGGGATTATCACGCCGTACCTCAGGCCATACTGGATCTCAGGGCTGTAATTAGACATACACATCAAGATGTATCACGCCGTACCTCAGGCCATACTGGATCTCAGGGCTGTAATTAGACAGACACACCGGGCTTATCACGCCGTACCTCCGGCCCCACTGGATCGCAGGGCTGTAATTAGACAGATACACCGGGCTTATCACGCCGTACCTCCGGCCCCACTGGATCGCAGGGCTGTAATTAGACAGATACACCGGGCTTATCACGCCGTACCTCCGGCCATACTGGATCTCAGGGCTGTAATTAGACAGATACACCGGGCTTATCACGCCGTACCTCCGGCCCCACTGGATCGCAGGGCTGTAATTAGATAGACACATCGGGCTTATCACGCCGTACCTCCGGCCCCACTGGATCGCAGGGCTGTAATTAGACAGACACACCGGGCTTATCACGCCGTACCTCCGGCCCCACTGGATCGCAGGGCTGTAATTAGATAGACACATCGGGCTTATCACGCCGTACCTCCGGCCCCACTGGATCGCAGGGCTGTAATTAGACAGACACACCGGGCTTATCACGCCGTACCTCCCAccatacgggatctcagggCTGAAATCACACAGACACACCGGGGCGTATCACCTGTCATACGGGATTTCAGGGCTGTAATCAGACATACACACCGGGCTTATCACGCCGTACCTCAGGCCATACTGGATCTCAGGGCTGTAATTAGACAGACACACCGGGCTTATCACGTCGTACCTCCGGCTCCACTGGATCGCAGGGCTGTAATCAGACAGACACACCGGGCTTATCACGCCGTACCTCCCAccatacgggatctcagggCTGAAATCACACAGACACACCAAGGCGCATCACCCGGTACCTCCGCGGTTTTACAGAGGTTACTCAAGACAAGACGACGAGCAACATGACCACACCCGGCCTGCAAGAGCCTGGCTAGCTCTGGACCAGTCTGGACCAGTCTGGACCGCCCAACTGAGAATACCGACGGGTGCGGCACTCAACTGACTATAAAGGCCAGGCAGAGAGATGTACGTTGTCACCTCTCATAAACCGCTTGAGGCTGACCCACAAcacatttggtgttttacgccgtcctcaagaaaatttcacttatacgacggtggccagcattatgatgggtggaaactgggcacagcctgggtgaaacccactaccatcctgTACAGTTACAAATATAGTTGCCACTACAATTAATCCATTATGTCTATCGTTTTACTTTTTGTTCTTGTTCACTTTATGTCACTGTCAAGCCAGCCAAAGCTAGTCTAAATTCTAGAGAACcgaaatgatgtacatgtatagtcagtATTCGACATCACAATGCAACCCGAGtgtctataatttatttattggtgtgcAATGTCATTTAATTGAATATGCATGAATTATATCGTAATCAGGACAAATTTACATAAACGACTGCGATAAACTGCCccattggaaaaaaaaaatcacattcttcagtacggcgtaaaacaccaatcagataaagaaataaaacatcaacaatCAACTTCCATTTAGTTTTCCCGTAAACAATGCAAGTCGATTTATACCCTGAATAAAACCAAACAGAAAAATacaaccaaaaacaaaat
This DNA window, taken from Liolophura sinensis isolate JHLJ2023 chromosome 11, CUHK_Ljap_v2, whole genome shotgun sequence, encodes the following:
- the LOC135478279 gene encoding serine-enriched protein-like, which produces MNPSDRFNTSVFSSDMDQSTCSDNSSLNSSILDNNSGSRQTLYIHADSLESLDELLVDDDAAEIMAFKNTSALCDDLRFLSGMPEICDVKFRVGQERAPVYGVKAILATRSRVFYEMIISAQKNQAIVGSKSKPGRTLRFLSKLLKLRRRNPPSVTQQSHVTNKDHLTIDVTQFSADTFKRVVLYLQCGSTSVSLHNVIGVMNAADTYGVEDLRAACFEFALRFITLRTVLHLLVSADMYSDYKGTKAIVAKIFEYIERHGEDVIRQPGFETLPEQTAILILSRATLRASEGAKWDAALRWSRKHLHTQGPSGLRSVIQPFIAHINLLKIPLPKLRTEIRPLCVVPDDIINRAIVHQASTRLVIGQERYPVATWNASQRPRRRSVDSITWARNYVRRRSSLSSAISDTSRSASCDSGFVSSSDEGYMV